The following proteins are encoded in a genomic region of Stegostoma tigrinum isolate sSteTig4 chromosome 10, sSteTig4.hap1, whole genome shotgun sequence:
- the LOC132210088 gene encoding uncharacterized protein LOC132210088, whose amino-acid sequence MNKSRAKTGLVRKLTRGGPPKLFLMKTKKGDHPKGSQDKLVANYRFLRNQEVESTETWSRGNYSEDPDLSAWAMAPRIDESVFEESIVSRYPGDVDEEKGHHSSLSMPGVRGQDSTLSQVPVKCRVKPGKEARARNKRWMKGTRGSRAAWGSLLCVKKMRKHQEEEEEAEEETLNGQQTGQILTKAERQTQSCLPAQLPEHQREVPRLRHNIAGCDSDLSSPADPSLGAQAEEDDSKAATPEEEPEIQSMDSRAKLRRRSSGWASFRYLMKSRKDWTSFIDKSTNLSGSQSQSETGIPPDSWESEVTASSDSKAPELIGEQRNRSPSEDPEGAAYSSSPLHTVNKVLHSETAAIPLTRHQDPAVSGASEDSQAEIHWDVVKERVGIEGSLPAMFQDEMGHSKDNGEETLVDGGQDGNQWVCDFEPVSPMLSLRLTPQREQCEIGSAKLNPSHPLGSDGFPGGLQEELTPATLRVVIESERQERAQGILYDSRLAHSQRTSPILLRSSPLAKEDNIERIVQELLTIEEATQKLESCDLTESVRKTTNPACFSPGDSTKQGQEAYVGANRSTLGFVEQGMNIVAASPGRDPILPPGISEEVFAAECQAHKCVNWNNSPEDGSTAGNRGGDADPASDAAPGLEFLAFSSGADSQEAVLVHTASCIVQSAMQAAVEQVAGETAMKIVPENCPLPDILDS is encoded by the coding sequence ATGAACAAGAGTAGGGCTAAGACTGGCTTGGTGAGGAAGCTAACCAGAGGAGGTCCTCCCAAGTTATTCCTCATGAAAACCAAGAAGGGAGATCATCCAAAGGGAAGCCAAGACAAGCTGGTGGCGAATTACAGGTTTCTGAGGAATCAGGAGGTCGAGTCAACTGAAACCTGGTCGAGGGGCAACTATTCTGAGGATCCGGATCTCTCAGCGTGGGCCATGGCCCCACGAATTGATGAGTCAGTATTTGAAGAGAGTATAGTGAGTAGATACCCAGGAGACGTAGATGAAGAAAAGGGTCATCATTCCTCACTGAGCATGCCCGGGGTCAGAGGACAGGATAGCACCCTGAGCCAGGTCCCTGTCAAATGCAGAGTCAAACCAGGGAAGGAAGCAAGAGCGAGGAACAAGCGATGGATGAAGGGAACGAGGGGGTCACGTGCAGCTTGGGGATCACTGCTCTGTGTGAAGAAGATGAGAAAgcaccaagaggaggaggaggaggcagaggAAGAGACTCTGAATGGTCAGCAAACAGGCCAAATTCTGACAAAGGCTGAGAGGCAGACACAGAGCTGCCTTCCTGCTCAATTACCTGAGCATCAGAGGGAAGTCCCTAGACTCAGGCACAACATAGCAGGCTGCGACTCGGACCTCTCATCGCCAGCAGACCCTAGCCTCGGTGCTCAAGCAGAGGAAGATGATTCCAAAGCAGCCACCCCAGAAGAGGAACCAGAGATTCAAAGCATGGACAGTCGGGCCAAGCTGAGGAGAAGGTCCAGCGGTTGGGCTTCCTTCAGATATCTCATGAAGTCGAGAAAGGACTGGACAAGTTTTATCGACAAAAGCACAAATCTCTCAGGCAGCCAGAGCCAGTCGGAGACCGGAATCCCACCAGATTCCTGGGAATCTGAAGTAACTGCCTCATCCGACTCAAAGGCACCAGAGTTGATTGGAGAGCAGAGAAACCGGAGTCCGAGTGAAGATCCTGAGGGAGCGGCCTATTCCTCAAGCCCCCTCCACACAGTTAATAAAGTCCTTCATTCAGAAACTGCAGCCATTCCACTGACTAGGCACCAAGATCCTGCGGTATCAGGAGCCTCTGAGGATTCCCAGGCCGAGATCCACTGGGACGTGGTGAAAGAGAGAGTCGGGATCGAAGGATCTCTCCCAGCAATGTTCCAGGATGAGATGGGGCATTCCAAGGACAATGGTGAAGAGACATTAGTTGACGGCGGGCAAGATGGCAACCAGTGGGTATGTGACTTTGAGCCTGTGTCACCAATGCTTTCCCTTCGATTAACACCACAGAGAGAGCAATGTGAGATTGGCAGTGCCAAACTGAACCCATCGCACCCTCTGGGCAGTGATGGGTTCCCAGGTGGTTTACAAGAAGAGTTGACTCCAGCTACTCTGAGAGTTGTGATCGAGTCAGAGAGACAAGAGCGGGCGCAGGGAATTCTGTATGATTCCCGACTCGCACATTCGCAAAGAACAAGCCCCATTCTATTGCGATCAAGTCCATTGGCAAAGGAAGATAATATAGAACGGATTGTTCAAGAGCTGTTGACCATTGAGGAGGCTACACAGAAACTGGAAAGTTGTGATCTCACTGAATCAGTCAGGAAGACCACAAATCCTGCCTGCTTCTCCCCAGGTGACAGCACTAAGCAAGGACAGGAAGCCTATGTAGGTGCAAATAGGTCAACACTGGGATTTGTTGAGCAAGGAATGAATATTGTAGCCGCCTCTCCCGGCCGTGACCCTATACTGCCCCCTGGCATCTCTGAGGAAGTTTTTGCTGCGGAATGTCAAGCCCATAAATGTGTGAATTGGAACAACTCGCCAGAGGATGGGAGCACGGCAGGCAATAGGGGAGGGGACGCTGACCCTGCAAGCGATGCTGCCCCTGGGCTTGAGTTTCTTGCCTTCAGCAGTGGAGCGGATAGCCAGGAGGCAGTGTTAGTCCACACAGCATCCTGTATCGTGCAGTCGGCTATGCAGGCCGCAGTGGAGCAAGTGGCTGGAGAAACTGCCATGAAGATCGTTCCGGAAAACTGCCCCCTGCCTGACATTCTGGATTCATAG